One genomic segment of Kiritimatiella glycovorans includes these proteins:
- a CDS encoding PEP-CTERM sorting domain-containing protein has protein sequence MKKYALIMILAIGAFSGGVHADLVAAFDANGSTGAFSGLSSADGVSGLSYTAGSGLNNYGYLGSWATVAEFSRESLLTNALADDSYLEFSFQTAGGTQITALDQFYMDNDIVVTVDSGVTTFKMGLAYDNGSGSFSELISDIDPQDINAGIDISGFSAADANSTVRFRVGFYDDVRDNPHSALYVVNSTLGGVDDSAAVFTGTVIPEPATSLLLLPGVGGILAWRRRRFALKASDPDKENPAGVRSLSGERPPANETAWLEAIERLVQWVKHLDPLGSTLLAIDRTFRR, from the coding sequence GTGAAGAAGTACGCATTAATAATGATCCTGGCTATTGGGGCTTTTTCAGGCGGCGTCCACGCGGATCTCGTCGCAGCCTTCGACGCGAATGGTTCAACGGGCGCCTTCAGCGGCCTGTCCTCCGCGGACGGCGTGTCCGGCCTGAGTTATACGGCGGGCTCGGGATTGAATAACTACGGATATCTCGGGTCGTGGGCAACGGTAGCCGAATTCAGCCGGGAATCGTTGCTGACCAATGCCCTGGCCGACGACAGCTATCTGGAGTTTTCTTTTCAGACGGCCGGCGGCACACAAATCACCGCGCTGGACCAGTTTTACATGGATAATGATATCGTCGTCACCGTCGATAGCGGGGTCACAACATTCAAAATGGGCCTGGCTTATGACAATGGATCGGGATCGTTTTCCGAATTGATTTCGGATATTGATCCGCAGGACATCAACGCGGGGATCGACATAAGCGGGTTCTCGGCTGCAGACGCCAACTCCACCGTTCGGTTCCGCGTGGGCTTTTATGACGATGTGCGGGATAATCCCCACTCCGCGCTCTATGTGGTCAACAGCACCCTCGGTGGCGTGGATGATTCGGCGGCTGTTTTCACCGGAACCGTGATCCCCGAACCGGCCACATCCCTGCTTCTCCTTCCCGGCGTAGGCGGAATTCTCGCATGGCGAAGGCGGCGTTTTGCGCTCAAGGCTTCGGACCCGGATAAAGAGAACCCGGCCGGGGTTCGGAGCCTGTCCGGAGAGCGTCCGCCCGCGAATGAAACGGCCTGGCTCGAAGCCATCGAGCGCCTGGTCCAGTGGGTGAAACATCTGGACCCGCTGGGCAGCACGCTGCTGGCCATCGACCGAACCTTCCGGCGCTGA
- the nadA gene encoding quinolinate synthase NadA, translated as MDTLTKEIQELRERRNAIILAHYYQRPEVQDLADRVGDSLGLARAATEVEADVIVFCGVHFMAETAAILNPDTPVLLPDTKSGCPMADMITREALEERKADDPDAVVVTYVNSSAAVKASSDICCTSANAVRVVEDVPAERPVLFTPDRNLGHYVRRRTGRNIMLWEGWCPTHERILPEHILERKREHPDAAVVVHPECPPAVIDLADAVASTGGMLDYCAASECGAFIIGTESGFLYPLERRCPDKKFYAASPVADCPNMKRITAGKVRDALESMQPRVTVPDDIARDARAPIERMLAAGRDRP; from the coding sequence ATGGACACTCTGACCAAAGAGATTCAGGAGCTGCGCGAGCGGCGGAATGCGATCATCCTGGCCCACTACTACCAGCGGCCGGAGGTGCAGGATCTTGCGGACCGCGTGGGCGACAGTCTGGGGCTGGCGCGGGCCGCGACGGAGGTGGAGGCGGACGTCATCGTCTTCTGCGGGGTGCACTTCATGGCCGAGACGGCGGCGATCCTGAACCCGGACACGCCCGTGCTGCTGCCGGACACGAAGTCGGGCTGCCCGATGGCGGATATGATCACGCGCGAGGCACTGGAGGAACGCAAGGCCGACGACCCTGACGCCGTGGTGGTGACGTATGTGAATTCCAGCGCGGCGGTAAAGGCCTCGAGCGACATCTGCTGCACCTCGGCGAACGCCGTGCGCGTGGTCGAGGACGTTCCCGCGGAGCGGCCGGTCCTCTTCACGCCGGACCGCAACCTCGGCCACTACGTGCGCCGCCGGACCGGACGGAACATCATGCTGTGGGAGGGCTGGTGCCCGACGCACGAGCGCATTCTTCCGGAACACATCCTTGAACGGAAGCGCGAGCATCCCGACGCCGCCGTGGTCGTCCATCCCGAGTGTCCGCCCGCGGTGATCGATCTCGCCGACGCCGTCGCGAGCACCGGCGGCATGCTCGATTACTGCGCCGCGTCGGAGTGCGGGGCGTTCATTATCGGAACCGAATCGGGCTTTCTCTACCCGCTCGAACGGCGCTGTCCGGATAAAAAATTCTACGCCGCCTCGCCCGTCGCCGACTGCCCGAACATGAAGCGGATCACGGCCGGGAAAGTGCGCGATGCACTCGAATCGATGCAACCGCGCGTGACGGTTCCGGACGACATTGCCCGCGATGCCCGGGCCCCGATCGAGCGGATGCTGGCCGCCGGGCGCGACCGGCCCTGA